From Megalobrama amblycephala isolate DHTTF-2021 linkage group LG8, ASM1881202v1, whole genome shotgun sequence, the proteins below share one genomic window:
- the igfbp2a gene encoding insulin-like growth factor-binding protein 2-A, with the protein MMLFYVSCSLLLALATFHGAAGSEMVFRCPSCTAERQAACPMLTEPCAEIVREPGCGCCPVCARQEGDLCGVYTPRCSSGLRCYPKPDSELPLEQLVQGLGRCGRKVDTEPTGSAEPREVSGEVLDPLDIGLTEVPPIRKPTKEWKESAVLQHRQQLKTKMKYIKVEDPKAPHAKQSQCQQELDQVLERISKIPFRDNRGPLEDLYSLHIPNCDKRGQYNLKQCKMSVNGHRGECWCVNPHTGRPIPTSPLIRGDPNCSQYLDGLEMDPSVDPQN; encoded by the exons ATGATGTTGTTCTACGTGAGTTGCAGCTTGCTGCTGGCACTGGCGACTTTTCACGGCGCCGCTGGATCAGAAATGGTGTTCCGTTGTCCGAGCTGCACCGCGGAGCGCCAGGCGGCTTGCCCGATGCTCACGGAGCCGTGCGCGGAGATTGTGCGCGAGCCGGGCTGCGGCTGCTGTCCGGTGTGTGCCCGGCAAGAGGGCGATCTGTGCGGCGTTTACACGCCGAGATGCTCCAGTGGTCTGCGGTGTTATCCCAAGCCGGATTCGGAGTTGCCCCTGGAGCAGCTGGTTCAAGGGCTCGGGAGATGTGGACGTAAAGTGGACACTGAGCCCACGGGGAGCGCAGAGCCTCGGGAAGTCAGCG GTGAGGTACTGGACCCACTGGACATTGGTCTGACTGAGGTTCCTCCCATAAGGAAGCCCACCAAAGAATGGAAGGAGAGTGCTGTCCTGCAACACCGCCAGCAGCTGAAGACCAAGATGAAGTACATCAAAGTAGAGGACCCTAAAGCGCCGCATGCCAAACAG AGCCAGTGTCAGCAGGAGTTGGACCAGGTGCTGGAAAGAATCTCAAAAATACCCTTCAGAGATAACAGGGGTCCCCTGGAGGACCTTTACTCCCTGCACATACCCAACTGTGACAAGAGGGGGCAGTACAACCTGAAACAG TGTAAGATGTCAGTGAACGGGCATCGTGGCGAGTGCTGGTGTGTGAATCCACACACAGGGAGACCCATCCCCACCTCTCCACTGATAAGGGGCGATCCCAACTGCAGCCAGTACCTCGATGGCCTAGAGATGGATCCCTCTGTGGACCCTCAAAACTAA
- the igfbp5a gene encoding insulin-like growth factor-binding protein 5a, protein MLLSLCTLITFVWGLPGISASYVPCEPCDQKALSMCPPVRMGCQVVKEPGCGCCLTCALTEGQACGVYTGTCGQGLRCLPRSGEEKPLHALLYGKGVCMNEKLGLYKPLHMPKDQESHEDALVPEVTEDLLPQAKVPLFQRDHINSKKAQAMRKDRKRQQAKLRTRGHMDYPLFGMDKHQSDIGPCRRKLDGIIQRMKDTSRVMALSLYLPNCDKKGFFKRKQCKPSRGRKRGICWCVDKHGVQMPGTDFNGGNIQCKDLESNSNNNE, encoded by the exons ATGCTGTTAAGTTTGTGTACTCTGATAACATTTGTATGGGGTCTACCCGGCATTTCTGCATCGTACGTTCCCTGTGAGCCATGCGATCAGAAGGCGCTGTCCATGTGTCCACCGGTGCGGATGGGCTGTCAGGTGGTGAAGGAGCCCGGCTGCGGATGCTGCTTGACCTGCGCACTGACCGAGGGCCAGGCGTGTGGAGTCTACACGGGGACATGTGGACAGGGACTGCGCTGCCTGCCTCGGAGCGGAGAGGAAAAGCCGCTGCACGCTCTGCTTTACGGCAAAGGAGTTTGCATGAACGAGAAACTAGGTCTATACAAACCACTTCATATGCCGAAAG ATCAAGAGTCACATGAAGACGCTCTGGTTCCAGAGGTAACGGAGGATCTGCTTCCTCAGGCGAAGGTTCCATTATTCCAACGAGACCACATTAACAGCAAGAAGGCCCAGGCCATGCGGAAGGATCGGAAGAGACAGCAGGCTAAACTCAGGACAAGGGGTCATATGGACTACCCGCTCTTCGGAATGGACAAACATCAGTCTGACATT GGTCCGTGCCGAAGAAAGCTGGATGGGATTATCCAGAGGATGAAGGACACTTCCAGAGTCATGGCTCTTTCTCTGTACCTACCCAACTGTGATAAGAAAGGCTTCTTCAAGCGCAAACAG TGTAAACCCTCCAGGGGGCGCAAGCGAGGCATCTGCTGGTGCGTAGACAAGCATGGAGTTCAAATGCCGGGCACTGATTTTAATGGAGGAAACATCCAGTGTAAAGATCTTGAaagcaacagcaacaacaacgaATGA